One region of Thunnus albacares chromosome 20, fThuAlb1.1, whole genome shotgun sequence genomic DNA includes:
- the tdrd1 gene encoding tudor domain-containing protein 1 isoform X2: MKSSFSPNLVRPNLPLRKPSSSPVSLCAASLPRQLIMPAATPERLALSAIGDGPINSPTIMDKAAVLGSMPPALTVYFCNYCGQQGNFRCKRCKKTPYCSVVCQTEDWKAHRHLCKPVDPEPAKEKSKDATASSVIADSLVESKHGDASSLQRVYLKDLHKTKVIKEADMQATVVEFYSPSRFFLLAQTPELLEALQSISTELQKTYSCPSVTTHVPCVGEVCAVQFSCDLNWYRGLVKTLAADQKTANVLYIDFGNEEDVPVDRIRPLAANLQPFCPCAIECCIAGVVPVTGNWSGECCIAVRQLLTGKAVTATVVETQENGRIHVVDILLSMGKQLSTFLLEQGYAAEETVSVTPTEQEINAMVSASLENFKRLSDGKDANTWAQPPEPLTQAVGDSFTVVVTHFQSPNEIVVQKVENAGVIQELQLKLREHCCQVPDPQNFRPAPGTVCCAQFSEDKQWYRAKVLAYSSEERVCVGYLDFGNSEEVDLGQLRPISTSLLALPMQAMPCGLAGVQPVGESWSEDCLLALQRRVSNRILRIEIQGAHDCKALVAMIDEASDPQANVAELLISAGYAAPAPVNTSGDQQADQATAAPAEPHVSTPVREPLSWSCAELPSEGQTVALLASVVENPGEFFCRIDNPTDHERLIELGIELKLHCEADVSPCVPKVGEPCCAMFPGDGAWYRATVKEQSEDDVVVNFVDYGYSMKVEKSHLRSITPQLLTLPFQAIRCWLTGVEPLGSEWSSEALLWFQALVDGEKLSACVRSITEEGYGVELESRGQNVAAALISEQLAKAPGEIPKETHANTTSGVKQQESESQIPVQASNQTGSSKEMPTKELTVAAPSAPSFPADWKTEELPLNETFQPCIAAVTSPSLFYLIAPSRVDQQKLQEVMMELAAYCSNNQASLSSSTVQSKLAPGAACCAQFSADNNWYRAVVLEVGENEMSVIYADYGNTEKVPVSRILPIPMHLLQLPFQITRCTLTGKELFPAEWPEEVQQMFKSLLTDGVLATVQSFDGSANILSLTLPAESGGGHVTSMILGALQADTKSNPCPSSTVKTDSSTSTTNTTAGPDCPQPRSTPETQKVLETTTATSGPNITSEPTPRTPQQKKNTSAESVNDPVQKIIEQMEPPCRINTKTNDPQTSGCCCLSLKTKIDHLEQLIQLQLSLVKQLVGQTK; encoded by the exons ATGAAAAGTTCATTTTCCCCCAACTTGGTTCGGCCTAACCTGCCCTTGAGGAAACCATCATCGAGCCCCGTGTCTCTCTGCGCCGCATCGCTTCCGAGACAGCTCATCATGCCCGCTGCAACACCTGAGCGGCTGGCGTTAAGCGCCATTGGAGACG gtCCCATTAATTCACCAACCATTATGGATAAAGCTGCA GTGTTAGGATCAATGCCACCAGCACTGACTGTATACTTCTGCAACTACTGTGGTCAACAAG GGAATTTTCGGTGCAAGCGCTGCAAGAAGACGCCTTACTGCTCTGTGGTGTGCCAGACGGAAGACTGGAAGGCACACAGACACTTGTGCAAGCCCGTTGATCCAGAACCTGCAAA AGAGAAATCAAAGGACGCCACTGCTTCGTCAGTGATAGCAGATAGCCTGGTGGAGTCAAAG CACGGTGATGCATCCAGCCTCCAGAGGGTCTATTTGAAGGACTTGCATAAGACTAAAGTCATTAAGGAAGCAGACATGCAG GCAACAGTTGTGGAGTTCTACAGTCCCAGCAGGTTTTTTCTCCTCGCCCAAACCCCTGAGCTGCTTGAAGCTCTGCAAAGCATCAGCACAGAGCTTCAGAAAACCTACAGTTGCCCCTCAGTGACGACACATGTACCTTGTGTCGGGGAGGTTTGCGCAGTACAGTTCTCCTGTGATCTG aACTGGTACCGAGGCCTGGTCAAAACTCTGGCTGCCGACCAGAAGACAGCCAATGTCCTTTACATTGACTTTGGCAATGAGGAAGATGTCCCTGTGGACAGGATCAGACCCCTGGCTGCCaatttgcagccattttgtcCATGT GCAATTGAGTGCTGTATTGCTGGGGTGGTACCAGTGACTGGCAACTGGTCAGGCGAGTGTTGTATTGCAGTGAGGCAGCTGTTGACCGGTAAGGCTGTGACCGCGACAGTGGTGGAAACTCAAGAGAATGGTCGCATCCATGTTGTGGACATCCTGCTTTCCATGG gaaagcAGTTAAGTACGTTCCTGCTTGAGCAGGGCTatgcagcagaggaaacagTCAGTGTCACACCAACTGAGCAGGAAATAA ATGCCATGGTGAGCGCATCCTTGGAAAACTTCAAGCGTCTCTCCGATGGGAAGGATGCCAACACCTGGGCTCAGCCGCCGGAGCCACTGACACAGGCAGTGGGCGACTCCTTCACCGTTGTGGTCACCCACTTCCAGTCACCAAATGAAATTGTCGTGCAGAAGGTGGAGAACGCTG GAGTGATTCAGGAGTTGCAGTTGAAGCTGAGGGAACACTGCTGTCAGGTGCCGGACCCCCAGAACTTCAGACCAGCTCCTGGCACTGTTTGCTGTGCCCAGTTCTCAG AGGACAAGCAGTGGTACAGAGCTAAAGTGCTGGCGTATTCCTCAgaggagcgtgtgtgtgtcgGATACCTCGACTTTGGTAACTCTGAGGAGGTGGATTTAGGCCAGTTGCGACCTATCAGCACTTCACTCCTGGCCCTTCCCATGCAAGCTATGCCTTGTGGTCTAGCAG GGGTGCAGCCCGTTGGGGAGAGCTGGTCAGAGGACTGCCTGTTGGCCCTGCAACGAAGGGTATCAAACAGAATACTGCGCATTGAGATCCAGGGAGCGCACGATTGCAAGGCCTTGGTGGCTATGATTGATGAGGCCAGTGATCCTCAGGCCAACGTAGCCGAGCTGTTGATCTCTGCTGGTTACGCGGCTCCTGCTCCTGTTAACACCAGCGGTGACCAGCAGGCTGACCAGGCaactgctgctcctgcagaACCACATG TGTCTACTCCAGTCCGTGAGCCCCTGTCGTGGTCTTGTGCTGAGCTTCCCAGTGAAGGCCAGACAGTGGCGCTGTTAGCCAGCGTCGTGGAGAACCCAGGAGAGTTTTTCTGCCGCATTGACAATCCTACAG ACCACGAGCGGCTGATAGAGCTGGGGATTGAACTGAAGCTGCATTGTGAGGCAGATGTCTCACCTTGCGTGCCCAAAGTGGGAGAGCCCTGTTGTGCCATGTTTCCTG GTGATGGAGCCTGGTATCGTGCGACGGTAAAGGAGCAGTCTGAAGATGATGTGGTGGTGAACTTTGTGGACTACGGTTATAGCATGAAAGTGGAAAAGAGCCACCTTAGATCCATTACACCCCAACTCCTGACACTCCCCTTCCAGGCCATTCGCTGCTGGCTcacag GTGTGGAGCCCCTAGGTtcagagtggagcagtgaagCCCTACTCTGGTTCCAGGCTCTTGTGGATGGCGAGAAGCTCTCCGCATGTGTCCGCTCCATCACTGAAGAAGGCTACGGCGTAGAGCTGGAGAGCAGAGGGCAGAACGTGGCAGCTGCCCTCATTTCTGAGCAACTAGCCAAAGCCCCCGGAGAGATTCCCAAAGagacacatgcaaacacaaccTCTGGAGTAAAACAGCAAGAGAGCGAAAGCCAAATACCGGTGCAAGCCTCCAACCAGACAGGCAGTTCGAAGGAGATGCCAACTAAAGAGCTTACTGTGGCAGCACCATCAG CTCCGTCTTTTCCAGCGGACTGGAAGACAGAGGAGCTGCCTCTCAACGAGACCTTTCAACCTTGCATCGCAGCCGTCACTAGCCCTTCCCTGTTCTACCTGATCGCTCCCAGCCGGG TGGACCAGCAGAAGCTTCAGGAGGTGATGATGGAGCTGGCTGCCTACTGCAGCAACAACCAGGCCTCTTTATCCTCCTCCACTGTCCAGAGCAAACTCGCCCCAGGGGCTGCCTGTTGTGCCCAGTTCTCCG CTGATAATAACTGGTATCGTGCTGTGGTCCTGGAAGTGGGTGAGAATGAGATGAGCGTCATCTACGCAGACTACGGCAACACAGAGAAGGTGCCAGTCTCCCGAATCTTGCCCATCCCCATGCACCTGCTGCAGCTCCCCTTTCAGATCACCCGCTGCACCCTCACTG GTAAAGAACTCTTTCCTGCTGAGTGGCCAGAGGAGGTGCAGCAGATGTTTAAAAGCCTGCTAACGGATGGCGTCCTCGCCACCGTCCAGTCCTTCGATGGCTCTGCTAACATCCTTTCACTCACTCTGCCCGCTGAGAGCGGCGGGGGACACGTCACTTCCATGATCTTGGGTGCACTACAGGCCGACACCAAGAGTAATCCTTGCCCATCCAGCACGGTGAAGACTgacagcagcacatccactaCCAACACTACAGCCGGCCCTGACTGCCCCCAGCCCAGGTCGACACCTGAAACCCAAAAGGTGCTGGAAACAACAACGGCTACCAGCGGCCCAAACATAACCTCAGAGCCGACGCCCCGGACTCCacagcagaagaaaaacacttcTGCAGAGTCTGTCAATG ATCCAGTACAGAAGATTATTGAACAAATGGAGCCACCATGCAGAATCAATACAAAGACTAAtg ACCCTCAGACGtctggctgctgctgtctgaGCCTGAAGACTAAG
- the tdrd1 gene encoding tudor domain-containing protein 1 isoform X1 — protein sequence MKSSFSPNLVRPNLPLRKPSSSPVSLCAASLPRQLIMPAATPERLALSAIGDGPINSPTIMDKAAVLGSMPPALTVYFCNYCGQQGNFRCKRCKKTPYCSVVCQTEDWKAHRHLCKPVDPEPAKEKSKDATASSVIADSLVESKHGDASSLQRVYLKDLHKTKVIKEADMQATVVEFYSPSRFFLLAQTPELLEALQSISTELQKTYSCPSVTTHVPCVGEVCAVQFSCDLNWYRGLVKTLAADQKTANVLYIDFGNEEDVPVDRIRPLAANLQPFCPCAIECCIAGVVPVTGNWSGECCIAVRQLLTGKAVTATVVETQENGRIHVVDILLSMGKQLSTFLLEQGYAAEETVSVTPTEQEINAMVSASLENFKRLSDGKDANTWAQPPEPLTQAVGDSFTVVVTHFQSPNEIVVQKVENAGVIQELQLKLREHCCQVPDPQNFRPAPGTVCCAQFSEDKQWYRAKVLAYSSEERVCVGYLDFGNSEEVDLGQLRPISTSLLALPMQAMPCGLAGVQPVGESWSEDCLLALQRRVSNRILRIEIQGAHDCKALVAMIDEASDPQANVAELLISAGYAAPAPVNTSGDQQADQATAAPAEPHVSTPVREPLSWSCAELPSEGQTVALLASVVENPGEFFCRIDNPTDHERLIELGIELKLHCEADVSPCVPKVGEPCCAMFPGDGAWYRATVKEQSEDDVVVNFVDYGYSMKVEKSHLRSITPQLLTLPFQAIRCWLTGVEPLGSEWSSEALLWFQALVDGEKLSACVRSITEEGYGVELESRGQNVAAALISEQLAKAPGEIPKETHANTTSGVKQQESESQIPVQASNQTGSSKEMPTKELTVAAPSAPSFPADWKTEELPLNETFQPCIAAVTSPSLFYLIAPSRVDQQKLQEVMMELAAYCSNNQASLSSSTVQSKLAPGAACCAQFSADNNWYRAVVLEVGENEMSVIYADYGNTEKVPVSRILPIPMHLLQLPFQITRCTLTGKELFPAEWPEEVQQMFKSLLTDGVLATVQSFDGSANILSLTLPAESGGGHVTSMILGALQADTKSNPCPSSTVKTDSSTSTTNTTAGPDCPQPRSTPETQKVLETTTATSGPNITSEPTPRTPQQKKNTSAESVNEDPVQKIIEQMEPPCRINTKTNDPQTSGCCCLSLKTKIDHLEQLIQLQLSLVKQLVGQTK from the exons ATGAAAAGTTCATTTTCCCCCAACTTGGTTCGGCCTAACCTGCCCTTGAGGAAACCATCATCGAGCCCCGTGTCTCTCTGCGCCGCATCGCTTCCGAGACAGCTCATCATGCCCGCTGCAACACCTGAGCGGCTGGCGTTAAGCGCCATTGGAGACG gtCCCATTAATTCACCAACCATTATGGATAAAGCTGCA GTGTTAGGATCAATGCCACCAGCACTGACTGTATACTTCTGCAACTACTGTGGTCAACAAG GGAATTTTCGGTGCAAGCGCTGCAAGAAGACGCCTTACTGCTCTGTGGTGTGCCAGACGGAAGACTGGAAGGCACACAGACACTTGTGCAAGCCCGTTGATCCAGAACCTGCAAA AGAGAAATCAAAGGACGCCACTGCTTCGTCAGTGATAGCAGATAGCCTGGTGGAGTCAAAG CACGGTGATGCATCCAGCCTCCAGAGGGTCTATTTGAAGGACTTGCATAAGACTAAAGTCATTAAGGAAGCAGACATGCAG GCAACAGTTGTGGAGTTCTACAGTCCCAGCAGGTTTTTTCTCCTCGCCCAAACCCCTGAGCTGCTTGAAGCTCTGCAAAGCATCAGCACAGAGCTTCAGAAAACCTACAGTTGCCCCTCAGTGACGACACATGTACCTTGTGTCGGGGAGGTTTGCGCAGTACAGTTCTCCTGTGATCTG aACTGGTACCGAGGCCTGGTCAAAACTCTGGCTGCCGACCAGAAGACAGCCAATGTCCTTTACATTGACTTTGGCAATGAGGAAGATGTCCCTGTGGACAGGATCAGACCCCTGGCTGCCaatttgcagccattttgtcCATGT GCAATTGAGTGCTGTATTGCTGGGGTGGTACCAGTGACTGGCAACTGGTCAGGCGAGTGTTGTATTGCAGTGAGGCAGCTGTTGACCGGTAAGGCTGTGACCGCGACAGTGGTGGAAACTCAAGAGAATGGTCGCATCCATGTTGTGGACATCCTGCTTTCCATGG gaaagcAGTTAAGTACGTTCCTGCTTGAGCAGGGCTatgcagcagaggaaacagTCAGTGTCACACCAACTGAGCAGGAAATAA ATGCCATGGTGAGCGCATCCTTGGAAAACTTCAAGCGTCTCTCCGATGGGAAGGATGCCAACACCTGGGCTCAGCCGCCGGAGCCACTGACACAGGCAGTGGGCGACTCCTTCACCGTTGTGGTCACCCACTTCCAGTCACCAAATGAAATTGTCGTGCAGAAGGTGGAGAACGCTG GAGTGATTCAGGAGTTGCAGTTGAAGCTGAGGGAACACTGCTGTCAGGTGCCGGACCCCCAGAACTTCAGACCAGCTCCTGGCACTGTTTGCTGTGCCCAGTTCTCAG AGGACAAGCAGTGGTACAGAGCTAAAGTGCTGGCGTATTCCTCAgaggagcgtgtgtgtgtcgGATACCTCGACTTTGGTAACTCTGAGGAGGTGGATTTAGGCCAGTTGCGACCTATCAGCACTTCACTCCTGGCCCTTCCCATGCAAGCTATGCCTTGTGGTCTAGCAG GGGTGCAGCCCGTTGGGGAGAGCTGGTCAGAGGACTGCCTGTTGGCCCTGCAACGAAGGGTATCAAACAGAATACTGCGCATTGAGATCCAGGGAGCGCACGATTGCAAGGCCTTGGTGGCTATGATTGATGAGGCCAGTGATCCTCAGGCCAACGTAGCCGAGCTGTTGATCTCTGCTGGTTACGCGGCTCCTGCTCCTGTTAACACCAGCGGTGACCAGCAGGCTGACCAGGCaactgctgctcctgcagaACCACATG TGTCTACTCCAGTCCGTGAGCCCCTGTCGTGGTCTTGTGCTGAGCTTCCCAGTGAAGGCCAGACAGTGGCGCTGTTAGCCAGCGTCGTGGAGAACCCAGGAGAGTTTTTCTGCCGCATTGACAATCCTACAG ACCACGAGCGGCTGATAGAGCTGGGGATTGAACTGAAGCTGCATTGTGAGGCAGATGTCTCACCTTGCGTGCCCAAAGTGGGAGAGCCCTGTTGTGCCATGTTTCCTG GTGATGGAGCCTGGTATCGTGCGACGGTAAAGGAGCAGTCTGAAGATGATGTGGTGGTGAACTTTGTGGACTACGGTTATAGCATGAAAGTGGAAAAGAGCCACCTTAGATCCATTACACCCCAACTCCTGACACTCCCCTTCCAGGCCATTCGCTGCTGGCTcacag GTGTGGAGCCCCTAGGTtcagagtggagcagtgaagCCCTACTCTGGTTCCAGGCTCTTGTGGATGGCGAGAAGCTCTCCGCATGTGTCCGCTCCATCACTGAAGAAGGCTACGGCGTAGAGCTGGAGAGCAGAGGGCAGAACGTGGCAGCTGCCCTCATTTCTGAGCAACTAGCCAAAGCCCCCGGAGAGATTCCCAAAGagacacatgcaaacacaaccTCTGGAGTAAAACAGCAAGAGAGCGAAAGCCAAATACCGGTGCAAGCCTCCAACCAGACAGGCAGTTCGAAGGAGATGCCAACTAAAGAGCTTACTGTGGCAGCACCATCAG CTCCGTCTTTTCCAGCGGACTGGAAGACAGAGGAGCTGCCTCTCAACGAGACCTTTCAACCTTGCATCGCAGCCGTCACTAGCCCTTCCCTGTTCTACCTGATCGCTCCCAGCCGGG TGGACCAGCAGAAGCTTCAGGAGGTGATGATGGAGCTGGCTGCCTACTGCAGCAACAACCAGGCCTCTTTATCCTCCTCCACTGTCCAGAGCAAACTCGCCCCAGGGGCTGCCTGTTGTGCCCAGTTCTCCG CTGATAATAACTGGTATCGTGCTGTGGTCCTGGAAGTGGGTGAGAATGAGATGAGCGTCATCTACGCAGACTACGGCAACACAGAGAAGGTGCCAGTCTCCCGAATCTTGCCCATCCCCATGCACCTGCTGCAGCTCCCCTTTCAGATCACCCGCTGCACCCTCACTG GTAAAGAACTCTTTCCTGCTGAGTGGCCAGAGGAGGTGCAGCAGATGTTTAAAAGCCTGCTAACGGATGGCGTCCTCGCCACCGTCCAGTCCTTCGATGGCTCTGCTAACATCCTTTCACTCACTCTGCCCGCTGAGAGCGGCGGGGGACACGTCACTTCCATGATCTTGGGTGCACTACAGGCCGACACCAAGAGTAATCCTTGCCCATCCAGCACGGTGAAGACTgacagcagcacatccactaCCAACACTACAGCCGGCCCTGACTGCCCCCAGCCCAGGTCGACACCTGAAACCCAAAAGGTGCTGGAAACAACAACGGCTACCAGCGGCCCAAACATAACCTCAGAGCCGACGCCCCGGACTCCacagcagaagaaaaacacttcTGCAGAGTCTGTCAATG AAGATCCAGTACAGAAGATTATTGAACAAATGGAGCCACCATGCAGAATCAATACAAAGACTAAtg ACCCTCAGACGtctggctgctgctgtctgaGCCTGAAGACTAAG